A genome region from Geobacter pickeringii includes the following:
- a CDS encoding response regulator produces the protein MGLLRRILIADDHAIFREGLKQVLAKTLNPATVDEADTAQDVLERIKAQDYDLLLLDISMPGRSGLEVLAEVKALKPTLPVLVLSMHPEEQYALRAFRLGAAGYVTKGSPSRELMKALDRLSLGKKYISPTVAECLVTSLESPSNKPLHTLLSNREFQVLCFIAAGKTVGKIADELCLSVKTISTHRSHILRKMNMRNNAELTRYALEHRLA, from the coding sequence ATGGGACTGCTCAGAAGAATCCTCATAGCTGACGATCATGCTATCTTTCGGGAAGGGCTGAAACAGGTCCTGGCCAAGACCCTCAATCCCGCAACGGTTGATGAGGCCGATACCGCCCAGGACGTGCTGGAGAGGATCAAGGCTCAAGATTACGACCTGCTGCTGCTCGACATCTCGATGCCTGGCCGCAGCGGCCTGGAGGTGCTGGCAGAGGTAAAGGCCCTGAAGCCGACCCTCCCGGTCCTGGTGCTCAGCATGCACCCCGAGGAGCAGTATGCACTTCGTGCCTTCCGTCTCGGTGCCGCAGGCTACGTGACCAAGGGGAGTCCGTCCCGCGAGCTCATGAAAGCCCTGGATCGCCTGAGCCTCGGCAAGAAATACATCAGCCCCACCGTGGCGGAATGTCTCGTCACCTCCCTGGAATCCCCATCGAACAAGCCCCTTCACACCCTCCTCTCCAACCGGGAGTTCCAGGTGCTCTGCTTCATCGCGGCGGGCAAGACGGTCGGCAAGATCGCGGATGAACTCTGCCTGAGCGTGAAGACCATCAGTACCCACCGCTCCCATATTCTCAGGAAGATGAACATGCGGAACAACGCCGAACTTACCCGTTATGCACTGGAGCATCGTCTTGCCTGA
- a CDS encoding PAS domain-containing sensor histidine kinase, with amino-acid sequence MGNPPKGLKRLYGFPFRLVVVIALGISSAEALVMVILAHLPPLPLWLTTIIDSLFLLLLLIPVFIHLIFRPLVMQTTERNRTAEALKLERNKLRGILDAMEDGVYIVNQRYEIEYINSALEREFGPVAGRKCYEYFSGSTELCPWCRHHVFISGKPQKVEWQSLRSGRYFEISASPVAGENGTLAMLEVLHDVTERRRTEEKVRTLSRAVEQSPSCIVIADKAGTIEYVNPKFSELTGYSLEEAVGKNPNILKTGYTTAEEYRQLWGTILSGREWRGEFVNRKKNGEIYWESASIAPVVNAKGVITNFVAVKEDITERKRFEVELFTSREQLRNLSNHLQRVREEERAAITREIHDELGQTLATLQLSVALIERELRPNQTYLHRQTQEMSLLISDTVKTVQRLCAALRPLMLDELGLADALEWQAREVEKKSGIRCEMTVAPDISDPGQEMSIALFRIFQESLTNVLRHAGATMVKARLTRRRNRMVLAVRDNGKGIARNQLNSTISFGLIGMRERAAALGGKVRICGGPGRGTVVLARIPLKMGEVHNGTAQKNPHS; translated from the coding sequence ATGGGGAATCCCCCAAAGGGACTCAAAAGGCTCTACGGCTTTCCCTTTCGGCTGGTCGTCGTCATTGCTCTTGGGATATCCTCCGCCGAAGCCCTGGTAATGGTCATTCTGGCGCACCTGCCGCCTCTCCCTCTCTGGCTCACGACCATCATCGATTCGCTCTTCCTGCTCCTCCTGCTGATCCCTGTGTTCATCCATCTGATTTTTCGCCCGCTGGTCATGCAGACCACCGAGCGCAACCGGACCGCGGAGGCCCTGAAACTCGAACGGAACAAGCTCAGAGGAATCCTCGACGCCATGGAGGACGGCGTCTATATTGTTAACCAGCGCTACGAGATCGAATACATCAACAGCGCCCTTGAACGGGAGTTCGGACCGGTTGCCGGACGCAAGTGCTACGAGTATTTCTCCGGCAGTACGGAGCTCTGCCCCTGGTGCCGCCATCACGTCTTCATTTCCGGCAAACCGCAGAAGGTGGAGTGGCAGTCGCTCAGGAGCGGTCGTTACTTCGAAATCTCCGCCTCGCCGGTCGCAGGGGAGAACGGCACCCTCGCCATGCTTGAGGTTCTCCACGATGTCACTGAGCGGCGGCGGACGGAGGAGAAGGTCCGCACGCTATCCCGTGCCGTGGAGCAGAGCCCGAGCTGCATAGTCATCGCCGACAAGGCCGGCACCATTGAGTACGTGAACCCCAAGTTCTCGGAGTTGACCGGCTATTCCCTGGAAGAGGCTGTCGGCAAAAATCCGAACATCCTGAAAACCGGCTACACAACCGCCGAGGAATATCGGCAGCTCTGGGGGACGATTCTGTCGGGTCGGGAATGGCGCGGCGAGTTTGTCAACCGGAAGAAGAATGGTGAGATCTATTGGGAGTCTGCATCCATTGCGCCGGTGGTGAATGCGAAAGGGGTCATTACCAATTTCGTTGCGGTCAAGGAGGATATTACCGAGAGAAAACGCTTCGAAGTGGAGCTGTTCACGTCGCGGGAACAACTTCGTAATCTCTCCAATCACCTCCAGAGGGTCAGGGAAGAGGAACGGGCCGCCATTACCCGGGAAATACATGATGAACTCGGGCAGACCCTGGCGACACTGCAGCTTTCGGTGGCGCTCATCGAGCGGGAACTGCGGCCGAACCAGACATATCTCCACCGTCAGACCCAGGAGATGTCCCTGCTGATCAGCGACACCGTCAAGACCGTCCAGCGGCTCTGTGCCGCGTTGCGCCCCCTCATGCTCGACGAGCTGGGGCTTGCGGATGCACTGGAGTGGCAGGCGCGAGAGGTCGAAAAGAAGAGCGGAATCCGCTGCGAGATGACCGTGGCCCCGGACATCTCCGATCCGGGCCAGGAGATGTCCATCGCGCTTTTCCGGATATTCCAGGAGTCCCTGACCAACGTCCTGCGCCACGCCGGGGCTACCATGGTGAAGGCACGTCTCACCCGGAGACGAAACAGGATGGTGCTTGCGGTACGGGACAACGGCAAGGGGATCGCCCGAAACCAGCTGAACTCGACCATCTCATTCGGCCTGATCGGCATGCGGGAGCGGGCCGCCGCTCTTGGTGGAAAGGTGAGAATCTGCGGCGGTCCCGGCCGGGGTACCGTCGTGCTGGCACGGATCCCGCTGAAGATGGGGGAGGTACACAATGGGACTGCTCAGAAGAATCCTCATAGCTGA
- a CDS encoding tRNA-uridine aminocarboxypropyltransferase, producing the protein MGTRSKRTERCRRCRLHLPLCLCSSIPRHDLGTRLVLVMHHREWIKTTATGPLALTALPNSELRIHGHRERPLDFRDLDTPHRRTLLLYPGDDVPVLDGALLAADRRPVTLVVPDGTWRQASRMGRRLPGLEHAEMVRLPAGPPTRWGIRRECHPEGVATFEAIARALGIIESAAVQSDLEELFDLMVHRTLLARGQ; encoded by the coding sequence ATGGGTACCCGATCAAAACGAACCGAACGCTGCCGGCGATGCCGCCTGCACCTCCCCCTCTGCCTCTGTTCCTCCATCCCCCGCCACGACCTCGGGACCCGTCTCGTCCTCGTGATGCACCACCGCGAATGGATCAAGACCACCGCCACCGGCCCCCTGGCCCTGACGGCGCTTCCCAACAGCGAACTGCGCATCCACGGCCATCGGGAACGCCCCCTCGACTTTCGCGACCTCGACACCCCCCACCGCCGGACCCTTCTCCTCTACCCCGGCGACGACGTCCCCGTGCTGGACGGCGCGCTCCTGGCGGCGGACCGCCGACCGGTGACCCTGGTGGTGCCCGACGGCACCTGGCGCCAGGCGTCCCGCATGGGAAGAAGGCTCCCCGGGCTCGAGCACGCCGAAATGGTCCGGCTCCCCGCCGGCCCTCCGACCCGCTGGGGGATCCGCCGCGAATGCCATCCCGAAGGGGTGGCCACCTTCGAGGCCATCGCCCGGGCCCTCGGCATCATCGAATCGGCCGCCGTCCAGTCGGACCTGGAGGAGCTCTTCGACCTCATGGTCCATCGGACCCTTCTGGCGCGGGGGCAATAG
- a CDS encoding hydrogenase small subunit — protein MGKEAFLRDGVSRRDFIKTCVAATAVMGLPYSMHTKVAEAAQRANKPPVIWLHFQECTGCSESLLRAGHPDVASLILDMISLDYHETLMIGSGHQAEQSLHDSMKANHGKYILVVEGAIPTKDKGIYCKVGGTTAIDSLTRAAEGAAAIITIGTCAAYGGIQSSPPNPTGAVGVRDIIKNKPIVNIPGCPPNPYNFLSTVLYFLTFNKLPELDSLGRPKFAYGRKIHEHCERRPHFDAGRFATAYGDKTHAEGYCLYKLGCKGPATFANCSVQRFNDAGVWPVSVGHPCIGCTEPEILFRKPIAEKLQIHLPTPPDTYAPADLGQKGPGVSPLATGVVGIAGGVALGAGAMLAKKLPSGEEGHEKHD, from the coding sequence ATGGGAAAAGAGGCTTTTCTTCGTGACGGCGTTTCACGAAGGGATTTCATCAAGACGTGCGTCGCTGCCACGGCCGTTATGGGGTTGCCGTACAGCATGCACACCAAGGTCGCCGAGGCGGCCCAGAGGGCAAACAAGCCGCCGGTGATCTGGCTCCACTTCCAGGAGTGCACCGGCTGTTCCGAGTCGCTGCTCCGCGCCGGCCACCCCGATGTCGCCTCGCTGATCCTCGACATGATCTCCCTGGACTACCATGAGACCCTCATGATCGGTTCGGGGCACCAGGCGGAGCAGTCGCTCCACGATTCCATGAAGGCCAACCACGGCAAGTACATCCTGGTGGTGGAAGGGGCAATCCCGACCAAGGACAAGGGGATCTACTGCAAGGTGGGCGGAACCACCGCCATCGACTCCCTCACCCGGGCCGCCGAGGGTGCCGCCGCCATCATCACCATCGGCACCTGCGCCGCCTACGGCGGAATCCAGTCGTCGCCGCCGAACCCGACCGGCGCCGTGGGGGTCCGCGACATCATCAAGAACAAGCCGATCGTCAACATCCCGGGCTGTCCGCCGAACCCGTACAACTTCCTCTCCACGGTCCTCTACTTCCTGACCTTCAACAAGCTCCCCGAGCTCGATTCCCTCGGCCGTCCGAAGTTCGCCTACGGCCGCAAGATCCACGAGCACTGCGAGCGCCGCCCCCACTTCGACGCGGGGCGCTTCGCCACCGCCTACGGCGACAAGACCCACGCCGAGGGGTACTGCCTCTACAAGCTCGGCTGCAAGGGGCCGGCGACCTTCGCCAACTGTTCCGTGCAGCGCTTCAACGACGCCGGCGTCTGGCCGGTCTCCGTGGGGCACCCCTGCATCGGCTGCACCGAGCCGGAGATCCTCTTCCGCAAGCCCATCGCCGAGAAGCTCCAGATCCACCTGCCGACGCCCCCCGATACCTACGCGCCGGCCGACCTGGGACAGAAGGGCCCCGGCGTGAGCCCGCTCGCAACGGGTGTCGTCGGCATCGCCGGCGGCGTGGCCCTGGGCGCTGGCGCCATGCTGGCGAAAAAGCTGCCCAGCGGGGAGGAAGGTCATGAAAAGCACGACTAG
- the hybA gene encoding hydrogenase 2 operon protein HybA, whose product MKSTTRRDFLKMMGLTGAACLASAAPLCASTGPAADSETAIAMLYDATKCVGCKACMAACKRVNMDQNNLSYERLPSDKDQLWDAPKDLSGSTRTVIKLYKESDTRFSYVKHSCMHCTKPGCVSACPVKAMTKDPVTGVVAYDKNRCIGCRYCQVACPYNIPRFQWDKAIPQIVKCDFCKETNLKSKGVPACGETCPAGAITFGKRKELLAEAHDRIKASPDRYLPKVYGEKEVGGANHLYLAAFPFKKLGLPELKEESPAALSEHIQHTIYKGFAAPVALYGALCVVAMKNKKAQEKLGHGEDD is encoded by the coding sequence ATGAAAAGCACGACTAGACGCGACTTTCTCAAGATGATGGGGCTCACCGGCGCCGCCTGCCTGGCGAGCGCCGCTCCCCTCTGCGCCTCCACCGGACCCGCTGCCGACAGCGAAACCGCCATCGCCATGCTCTACGACGCCACCAAGTGCGTCGGCTGCAAGGCGTGCATGGCGGCCTGCAAGCGGGTGAACATGGACCAGAACAACCTCTCCTACGAGCGGCTCCCCTCCGACAAGGACCAGCTCTGGGATGCCCCCAAGGACCTGTCGGGGAGCACCCGGACGGTCATCAAGCTCTACAAGGAGAGCGACACCCGCTTCTCCTACGTGAAGCACTCCTGCATGCACTGCACGAAGCCGGGGTGCGTCTCCGCCTGCCCGGTGAAGGCGATGACCAAGGACCCGGTGACCGGCGTGGTGGCCTACGACAAGAACCGCTGCATCGGCTGCCGCTACTGCCAGGTGGCCTGCCCCTACAACATCCCCCGCTTCCAGTGGGACAAGGCGATCCCCCAGATCGTCAAGTGCGACTTCTGCAAGGAGACGAACCTGAAGAGCAAAGGGGTCCCCGCCTGCGGCGAGACCTGTCCCGCCGGCGCCATCACCTTCGGCAAGCGGAAGGAGCTGCTGGCCGAAGCCCACGACCGGATCAAGGCGAGCCCCGACCGGTATCTCCCCAAGGTCTACGGCGAGAAGGAAGTGGGTGGGGCCAACCACCTCTACCTGGCCGCCTTCCCCTTCAAGAAGCTGGGATTGCCGGAGCTGAAGGAGGAGTCCCCCGCGGCCCTCTCGGAGCATATCCAGCACACCATCTACAAGGGGTTTGCCGCGCCGGTGGCCCTCTACGGCGCCCTCTGCGTGGTCGCCATGAAGAACAAGAAGGCCCAGGAAAAACTCGGACACGGGGAGGACGACTAA
- the hybB gene encoding Ni/Fe-hydrogenase cytochrome b subunit, producing MGSHHDEYQVQPGKIFTKPFFILLALVVFGFGLIAYRFFAGVGAVTGLSDGYPWGIWIAYDVATGTAFACGGYALALLIYIMNRWKYHPLIRSALLTSVFGYCLAGFSVMVDLGRYWNAYSFFLPTRWQPNSIMFEVALCVMTYSMVLIIEFLPAVLYTLEHSKWRWVRESAHWLYPRLLPDREALHSGLTVVSKVAGHMQVRLDKVLIFFIVLGITLPSMHQSSLGSMMIVAGEKLNPLWQTGFLPLLFLINCIFIGYATVMFESIVSSYGFKRAYEVHEIAGIAKIVPMVAGLWMAVRFGDLIWRHQIPAIFAFDKNSCFFLLEVLLIGGGAFMLLSKKNRLSPRMLFISGAILMLGGGLFRFNVYLIGFNPGAGWSYFPSFAEFMITVGIIALEILGYLVLVKIFPVMPNPKKHFAEAEEEEESLVGDTVPVKVYAGK from the coding sequence ATGGGATCTCATCACGACGAATATCAGGTCCAGCCTGGTAAGATCTTCACCAAACCGTTCTTCATCCTGCTCGCCCTGGTGGTGTTCGGCTTCGGCCTCATCGCCTACCGGTTCTTCGCCGGCGTCGGCGCCGTGACGGGGCTCTCCGACGGCTATCCGTGGGGGATCTGGATCGCCTACGACGTCGCTACCGGCACGGCGTTTGCCTGCGGCGGCTACGCCCTGGCGCTCCTCATCTACATCATGAACCGGTGGAAGTACCACCCGCTGATCCGCTCGGCGCTCCTCACCAGCGTCTTCGGTTACTGCCTCGCCGGCTTCTCGGTCATGGTGGACCTCGGCCGCTACTGGAACGCCTACAGCTTCTTCCTTCCGACCCGGTGGCAGCCGAACTCCATCATGTTCGAGGTGGCGCTCTGCGTCATGACCTACTCCATGGTTCTCATCATCGAGTTCCTCCCGGCGGTCCTCTACACCCTGGAGCACAGCAAGTGGAGATGGGTGCGGGAGTCGGCCCACTGGCTCTACCCGCGGCTTCTCCCCGACCGCGAGGCGCTCCACTCCGGGCTCACGGTGGTGAGCAAGGTGGCGGGGCACATGCAGGTGCGGCTCGACAAGGTGCTGATCTTCTTCATCGTCCTCGGCATTACGCTGCCGTCCATGCACCAGTCGTCCCTCGGCTCCATGATGATCGTGGCGGGAGAGAAGCTGAACCCCCTCTGGCAGACCGGTTTCCTGCCGCTGCTCTTCCTCATCAACTGCATCTTCATCGGCTACGCCACGGTGATGTTCGAGTCCATCGTCTCCTCCTACGGCTTCAAGCGGGCCTATGAGGTACACGAGATCGCCGGCATCGCCAAGATCGTCCCGATGGTTGCCGGACTCTGGATGGCGGTCCGCTTCGGCGACCTCATCTGGCGCCACCAGATTCCGGCCATCTTCGCCTTCGACAAGAACTCCTGCTTCTTCCTCCTGGAGGTCCTCCTCATCGGCGGCGGCGCCTTCATGCTGCTGTCGAAGAAGAACCGCCTCTCCCCGCGGATGCTCTTCATCAGCGGCGCGATCCTGATGCTCGGCGGCGGGCTCTTCCGCTTCAACGTCTACCTCATCGGGTTCAACCCGGGGGCGGGGTGGAGCTACTTCCCCTCCTTCGCCGAGTTCATGATCACCGTCGGGATCATCGCTCTGGAAATCCTCGGCTACCTGGTGCTGGTCAAGATCTTCCCGGTCATGCCGAATCCGAAGAAGCACTTTGCGGAGGCTGAGGAAGAGGAAGAAAGTCTGGTCGGCGATACCGTGCCGGTCAAGGTGTACGCGGGAAAGTAG
- a CDS encoding nickel-dependent hydrogenase large subunit encodes MSKRITIDPITRIEGHLRIDVEVNGGQVSKAWSSAQMWRGIETILKGRDPQDAWSYVQRFCGVCTTVHAISSIRAVEHALNVEVPLNAQYIRNIMIAQHSVQDHIVHFYHLSALDWVDIVSALKADPKKAAAIAQSLSDWPGNSEKEFKAVQDKLKAFVEGGQLGIFASGYWGHPAMKLPPEVNLIAVAHYLKALDYQRKAAQAVAVLGGKNPHIQNLVVGGVATAINMENLATLNMERIAYLRQLMTETRDFVQKVYYPDLIAIASFYKDWFKYGAGVTNYLAVPEFAEDTKNTKFALAGGMIYNGDLATFKPITTHQDQALIQGITEGVAHAWYEGAQSLHPWEGETKPEYTDFQENGKYSWCKSPRFNGKAMQVGPPAQVMAAYATGNPKVKKLVDDAAAKLGIGLKDIHSTMGRLFARGVRAHVMADLSLDYLDKLVANIGKGDTTYANPTEIPSGEYKGVGFHEAPRGTLSHWIVIEGKKIKNYQAVVPSTWNASPRDEHGQPGPYEACLVGNPVAQPEKPLEVLRTIHSFDPCIACAVHTVDPEGKEITKVKVL; translated from the coding sequence ATGTCTAAACGCATCACCATCGACCCCATCACCCGGATCGAGGGTCACCTGAGAATCGACGTGGAAGTGAACGGCGGACAGGTTTCGAAAGCCTGGTCGTCGGCCCAGATGTGGCGCGGCATCGAGACCATCCTGAAGGGGCGCGACCCCCAGGACGCCTGGTCCTACGTCCAGCGCTTCTGCGGCGTCTGCACCACGGTCCACGCCATCTCCTCCATCCGCGCCGTTGAGCACGCCCTGAACGTGGAGGTGCCGCTCAACGCCCAGTACATCCGCAACATCATGATCGCCCAGCACTCGGTGCAGGATCACATCGTCCACTTCTACCACCTCTCGGCCCTGGACTGGGTCGACATCGTCTCGGCGCTGAAGGCCGATCCGAAGAAGGCCGCGGCAATCGCCCAGAGCCTCTCCGACTGGCCGGGGAACAGCGAGAAGGAGTTCAAGGCGGTCCAGGACAAGCTGAAGGCCTTCGTCGAGGGTGGACAGCTCGGCATCTTCGCCTCCGGCTACTGGGGTCACCCGGCCATGAAGCTGCCCCCCGAGGTGAACCTCATCGCCGTGGCCCACTACCTGAAGGCCCTCGACTACCAGCGCAAGGCGGCCCAGGCCGTGGCGGTCCTCGGCGGCAAGAACCCCCACATCCAGAACCTGGTGGTGGGTGGCGTCGCCACCGCCATCAACATGGAGAACCTCGCCACCCTCAACATGGAGCGGATCGCCTACCTGCGCCAGCTCATGACCGAGACCCGCGACTTCGTCCAGAAGGTCTACTACCCGGACCTCATCGCCATCGCCTCCTTCTACAAGGACTGGTTCAAGTACGGCGCCGGCGTCACCAACTACCTGGCGGTCCCCGAGTTCGCCGAAGACACCAAGAACACCAAGTTCGCCCTGGCGGGGGGGATGATCTACAACGGCGACCTCGCCACCTTCAAGCCGATCACCACCCACCAGGACCAGGCGCTCATCCAGGGGATCACCGAAGGGGTGGCCCACGCCTGGTACGAAGGGGCCCAGTCCCTCCATCCGTGGGAAGGGGAGACCAAGCCCGAGTACACCGACTTCCAGGAGAACGGCAAGTACTCGTGGTGCAAGTCGCCGCGCTTCAACGGCAAGGCGATGCAGGTCGGGCCGCCGGCCCAGGTCATGGCCGCCTACGCCACCGGCAACCCGAAGGTCAAGAAACTGGTGGACGACGCTGCCGCCAAGCTCGGCATCGGCCTGAAGGATATCCACTCCACCATGGGGCGGCTCTTCGCCCGCGGCGTCCGGGCCCACGTCATGGCCGACCTCTCCCTCGACTACCTCGACAAGCTGGTGGCCAACATCGGCAAGGGTGACACCACCTACGCCAACCCCACCGAGATCCCGAGCGGCGAGTACAAGGGGGTCGGCTTCCACGAGGCGCCCCGCGGGACCCTCTCCCACTGGATCGTCATCGAAGGGAAGAAGATCAAGAACTACCAGGCGGTGGTCCCCTCCACCTGGAACGCCTCTCCCCGCGACGAGCACGGCCAGCCCGGCCCTTACGAGGCATGCCTCGTGGGGAACCCGGTGGCCCAGCCCGAGAAGCCGCTGGAAGTGTTGCGGACCATCCACTCCTTCGACCCCTGCATCGCCTGCGCGGTCCACACGGTCGACCCGGAGGGGAAAGAGATCACCAAGGTCAAGGTGCTGTAG
- a CDS encoding HyaD/HybD family hydrogenase maturation endopeptidase, with product MRTLIFGAGNLILSDEGFGVHVVKYLEDNYTFPEEVELFDGGTLGIMVTHKIEEAERVYIVDTLDTAGEPGDVFRYEKEDIMLNRLPVKLSPHQIGIQEMLYISEMRGGCPDAISLLGVIPKSFDPGNELSPSLNEKLPQVARLLVEELRGMGYEIGEKQSSALN from the coding sequence ATGAGAACCCTTATTTTCGGCGCCGGCAACCTGATCCTCTCGGACGAGGGGTTCGGCGTCCACGTGGTCAAGTATCTTGAAGACAACTACACCTTCCCCGAGGAGGTGGAGCTTTTCGACGGCGGCACCCTCGGCATCATGGTCACCCACAAGATCGAGGAGGCCGAGCGGGTCTACATCGTCGACACCCTCGACACCGCCGGCGAGCCGGGGGATGTCTTCCGCTACGAGAAGGAAGACATCATGCTGAACCGCCTGCCGGTGAAGCTCTCGCCTCACCAGATCGGCATCCAGGAGATGCTCTACATCAGCGAGATGCGGGGCGGGTGTCCCGATGCCATCAGCCTCCTGGGGGTCATTCCCAAATCCTTCGATCCGGGGAACGAGCTCTCCCCATCCCTGAACGAAAAGCTGCCGCAGGTGGCGCGCCTCCTGGTGGAGGAACTGCGGGGGATGGGGTACGAGATCGGCGAGAAGCAATCGAGCGCCCTCAACTGA
- the tatA gene encoding twin-arginine translocase TatA/TatE family subunit, which translates to MFGFGMPELIIVLVLALVVVGPAKIPQLGQSLGSAIRGFKKGMHEEDVKVINKVNEA; encoded by the coding sequence ATGTTCGGATTCGGCATGCCTGAACTCATCATCGTCCTGGTCCTCGCCCTGGTCGTGGTCGGCCCGGCGAAGATCCCCCAGCTCGGCCAGTCCCTCGGCAGCGCCATCAGGGGCTTCAAAAAGGGGATGCACGAAGAGGACGTCAAGGTGATCAACAAGGTCAACGAGGCCTGA